The genomic interval CGATTCGAGCGGCACACGGAGATTGTCCGTGGTCAGGACGATCACGTGCTGGCCCGGGCGCGTTCACTCTGGACGCTCATTGCCCGGGACACGGGCCGCATCACACGCATTCCCCCGCACATGGTGGAGCTATTTTCGGCTTACATGCACCCGGTCTAGTCGACCAGGGGGCCGCTACCAGTCAGCCGACACGCGCAGTACCACCGCCCGGCCGGCGGCGTCGGCAAACTCCTTGTAGCGTGACATGAAGTCGCGGTAGCGGGCGTCGAACAGGTTGCGCACGCTGAGATCAACATGCACGAGGCCGCGGGGGGTGAGGCGGCTGGTGCCGGCACTGATATGCAGGGCGTGCCACGACGGCGGGGCAAAGTCATCGCGGAAGGTGCGGGTCTGCTTGGCGTGCCACTCACTGGTGAGTGAGGCGTTGGGCCCCAGCGCGGCGCGACCCCAGCGCAGCGTCTGCTGTACCCGCAGCGGTGGCACGAAGGGCAGGGCCGTACCATCCACGCGGTTGCTGGCGTGTGTGAAGTCACTGCTGCCCTGCCAGCTCCAACCGGCGGGCAGTTGCCACTGCAGGGCCAGTTCGCTGCCCATCAGGCGGGCGTTGCCCTGCCGCACTTCCAGTGAGTCGAGTGCACGGCCGGGCTGCCCGATGGGCGCGAGATAGATGTAGTCGGCAATGCGATTGTGGTACACGTTCCACTCGCCCTGCACCCGCGAGGTGTTGAGCCGGAGCCCCACATCGGCGTTGATGCTGGACTCCACGCGCAGATCGCGGCGGCCAATCTCGAACGCCCGTGTGCCCTCGTGGAATCCGTTCGCAAAGAGATCGGACGCACTGGGTGCACGGAATCCACGCGCCACATTGAAGGCCAGGGCCAGCGGCCGATCATGGCGATACACGGCGCCCAGCGTGCCGGTGAAGGCGTTGAACTGTCGCGCCGTGGCGTCGAGCGCGAGCACCGCGTTGCCCGGTGTCGTGAGACGACGCCAGTCGTAGCGCGCTCCCGTGGACAGCGACCAGGAACCGCGCACGGTCTGCTCCATCACGTACAGCCCGACGGTACGTGTGGTGTTGTCGGGGATGAGCGTTTCCTGCCCGAAGGTGGTGAAGCGTGTCTCCTGCGCCGCCACGCCAATGGTACCACGCAAACCCTGCCATGGCGCGTGGTGCCAGTGCAGAAATGCATTGCGGTTGTCCGAGTTGAGCCCCAGGGTCACGTCGCGCGTGTCACGCGAATCGAACTCGGAGCGGCGGTTGGCCTCGAGTCCGAGCTGCAGTTGCAGGCGCTGCGCGCCGCGGCTCCAGTCGGCGTCGAGCGTATGGCGCATGGTGCGAATGCGCTGGCGGCCCGTGTAATTCGGTGACGTGACCGGATCATCGGCAATTTCAATGGTCTCGTCGCGCCACGAGCTGACCAGCGAGGCGCTCCGCGCACCGCGTATGGTGTTGGCCCGCGCGCCAACGGCCACCTCACCGTAGCCAGTGCGATTGCCCGAATTGGCCACCTCACCGCCCGGCGTGCGCAGATCCCCGGCCGTACGCCCAGTGGCGGTGGCGCGCCAACCGAACATGCCGCGTGCGCCTTCGGTGGCGAGCGTTGTGGACGGCGCGCGGTTGGCGCCGTGATAGGCCATGCTGACACGGCCGCGCCAGAGCGTCACGTCGGGTTCGGCCACCGGCAACGGGCGCCGCACGACATTCACCACGCCGCCCAGTGCATCGGAACCATACAGTACAGACGCCGGTCCCTTGACCACTTCAATGCGCTCGGCGTCTGCGCTTTCGACATTGGGCGAATGGTCGTGTCCCCACTGCTGCGTCTCCGTGCGCTGTCCGTTGGCCAGCGTGACCACGCGATTGTTGGTGAGGCCGCGAATGACCGGCTTGCCGATGCCGGTGGTCATGGAGAGCGAGCGCACACCGGCCATGCCTTCGAGCGTTTCGCCGAGTGACGCGCCCTGGCTGCGTCGCAGCGAGGCGCCGCTGAGTTGCGCGGTAGGCTGGGCGATGCGCCGGATGTCAGTGGCAACAGCTGTCGCGGTGACCTGCATGGTGGGCAGGGCCTTGGCGAAGACGAGGCGGATGGAATCGGCGCGCAGGGAGTCGGCGCGGGTGCTGTCGGGTTGGGCGTGAGCGGTGGCCGGGAGCAGGAAGAGCAGGGCCAGGGGGAGATGAAGGGGGCGCATATACCAATATTAGGTGAGCCTAAAAAGAAAGACAAGTAACTACATAAACGCCGTCC from Gemmatimonas sp. UBA7669 carries:
- a CDS encoding TonB-dependent receptor → MRPLHLPLALLFLLPATAHAQPDSTRADSLRADSIRLVFAKALPTMQVTATAVATDIRRIAQPTAQLSGASLRRSQGASLGETLEGMAGVRSLSMTTGIGKPVIRGLTNNRVVTLANGQRTETQQWGHDHSPNVESADAERIEVVKGPASVLYGSDALGGVVNVVRRPLPVAEPDVTLWRGRVSMAYHGANRAPSTTLATEGARGMFGWRATATGRTAGDLRTPGGEVANSGNRTGYGEVAVGARANTIRGARSASLVSSWRDETIEIADDPVTSPNYTGRQRIRTMRHTLDADWSRGAQRLQLQLGLEANRRSEFDSRDTRDVTLGLNSDNRNAFLHWHHAPWQGLRGTIGVAAQETRFTTFGQETLIPDNTTRTVGLYVMEQTVRGSWSLSTGARYDWRRLTTPGNAVLALDATARQFNAFTGTLGAVYRHDRPLALAFNVARGFRAPSASDLFANGFHEGTRAFEIGRRDLRVESSINADVGLRLNTSRVQGEWNVYHNRIADYIYLAPIGQPGRALDSLEVRQGNARLMGSELALQWQLPAGWSWQGSSDFTHASNRVDGTALPFVPPLRVQQTLRWGRAALGPNASLTSEWHAKQTRTFRDDFAPPSWHALHISAGTSRLTPRGLVHVDLSVRNLFDARYRDFMSRYKEFADAAGRAVVLRVSADW